The DNA sequence ATCGCATTGCCCATCGCTATTATTGCCCCAAGTGACAACGGAGCCATCCTCTTGAAGCGCCATGGCGAAGTTATAGCCCGCGTCAATGGCTTTGACGTTGTCTAAGCCTTCCGGTACATCGCATTGGCCGGAACTGTTATAACCCCAGGCAACGACTGTTTTGTCTTCGCGCAATGCCAGAGAGAAACGGTAGCCAGCAGAAATAGCAATTGCGTCATTCAAGCCTTCCGGTGGCGTCGTTTCGCCTGAGGAATCATTTCCCCATCCGATGATCGTGCCATCAGATTTTAGAGCCAACATATGTCTTCCGCTTGTGGCAAGGGCAATGCTGTTATCAACTTCGTCGGGAGTGGTTACGTAGGACCCTCCATCATAGTTAATTACATTGACGTAGCCACCTTCCTGTTGATAGATTATATAGGAGCCACCACAATCAAATAACGTTATTTTCGGATCAAACTCTGCATCGTCATAAATGTAATCAATACCGCGAAAATCGCTATAACCTCCCCATGAGCTATAAGTTCCACTATCCCTGAGCGCGGTCACGTGTGTTTCGCCAGCGGAAATTTTTCTTAGATCCTGTGTATTCTTCGGAATGGATGCGGTTTGGCGGTATTCATTATCTCCCCAAGCATAAATAAAGGCTACGCCATCATAAGGCTGATCGATTGCATACCATCCGTATCGATGCGAGTTAATATAACCACCCCAAGGGAGCGGTGCGCCGCGTATACCCGTCCGGGCAATTTCTGCAAAATTAATTTCTTCAGATGTTGCCAGAGCCTTATTTGCTAACCTCATGAAGTACGGCACCGCATAGGCGCTAATCGAATAAGAGCTAGTGAGTTCGAAACCCTCAAACACTCCACTATTCTCATTCGCAATGATAGCTCCATCAATTAAGTCCAATCCCGGGTCCAAGCGGGCGATTTGCCAAAATAAGAGGTCTTGGATATTTGCTGAAATACTGCCGTAGGTAAGTTCTTCATGCTCTCCAGCAGCAGGTATGGTGGTCCAACTAAAGCCTAGAAGCTCCCGACTATCTTGGCATAAAATCTCAAATTTAATATTGATTAATTCAACGTCCAAGTCTGCTGCTACGTCCCACGTTAAGATTAGCTCCGTATTTGTTGGAATATCTTCGCCGATGTTAGCTTCTGTGCCATCAATAAAAGTCATTGGGCGGATGACGTTATCGAAGTCGCGTCCATGGCCAACGAACACCAGTGGATAGGCTCTGACGGTCTCATCGTTTAAATCAGAAATACGGAATATAACATCCAGATACGTAGTGCCTTCCCGCATAGCGGCAGAAATAATTTGAACTTCTGGCTCATCAGACAGCTGCTTGTAGGGGCGAAAACGAATCACGCCATCCTTGAAGTCATACATCACTTCATGGTCTTGATATAGCACTTGGCCCCAATTTAGATCACTACTCTTGTTATCGTCGACAGTTACCTGGTTTTTGCCACCATCGTTGACGCTCAGAAATTCTAAGTTGAAGGCATCATATACTTTGTCACCAATGCTTCCCGCGCCATCGATATCTAATGTTAACCTAACGTCCTCAATAAGAATATTAGTGGAATCAACTAAGCCAGCATTGCTCAAACTACTGAGGCTGTTTGCTGGGAGGTTAAAATCACTACCACCGATATCCGGCACTCCGGTTGCGGCTCCAACCGCCACTAGGTTGTTGGGATAACCAACGGTAGCTCCATTAATTGAAAGTGGGTATTTGCTGAAGGTGTTGAATCCTGTCGTGGGAAAGATCCGACCATCACCTGGTTCAAGCGTTGTCGCGTAGGGAAATAGATCTGCAAAATCATTGCCACCTGAATCATCCATAATAATGCGCAGCACCGGATTTTCCGAATCCAAGTGGATGGTGAAACCCTTGGCATTGCTTATCTGTCCCAGAGCGGAAAAGAATTGGCTTGATGTAGGAACTCCAGAGTTGGAATTTGAGAATAACCCTGTTCCGAAAAGGCCATAATAAGTTTCGTGGAGTCCAGGTTGATCTACTGAGAATTTTTCGTTCCAAGTTGTGGATGTTGGCAGGTTGTTAGCTGTCGCCTCAGTGACTTGGCCTACTGTCATACTGGGAATTGTCAGGTAATCATTACCGGATGCATTGCTTAATGTGACAGAAGTGGTTACTGGTATGATCGTGCTAAAGTTTACGCCGTTGTCAATTGATGTACTTTGATTTACCGCTCCGCTGATACTTTGAAAGTCACCCCAGTATTGCCGATCTGGCCGATAGGGTGCATCTGGGTATTCAGGAGATGGCTCGCTCGGATTGGCATAACTGGAATATCCTGCGAATAGACCTCCAGTGCCGGTGTCTAATTGAAATAAACGCGGTTCCCCGCCACCAATCTTCAGATAAATGCCGTAGGTCTGTTTCGTATTTTCACCACCAATATCCACAACATCGCGTTGAAGCGGTATCTCAATAATTGAATTACTGCCCAGCAGGCTCAGGGTCGCTAGCAGTATTAGAAAGGTAAAAGAGTGCTTATTATACATTTTTTAAAAATCGTATGAACTAATATCAGCACTACTCTAGTTGGCGCCAAGTAAAAAACTCTGCGATGGTAGCCAAAGACACATTGTATTTGATGTTGTGCCACACACTGAGCTAGATAACTAAGCTGACGGCTTTTATAATTTTTGGTTAGTAACAGTATAAGGCTGTTTCATGTCGTGACTGTGAGGTTTTACAAGATAGCCGTTTGAGGCGTCTTAGCTACTGCAGATTGGATGAGAAACTGCTCATCAATCTACCATTCTGACAGTGGTTTCGGATGAATGAATGCTATTTGAGTGATCGATCACCTAAAAATGATTATTAATTGATCAGTCGATATCCCGTGCACCTTACTATAGGCCCTCTAAGTCAATAGGGTGGCGAGCGGTGCTTAGTACACTATGCTATTGTACCGCGATTGGGATAGGTAACTTGATCAACTGACATGGTCGTATTTAGTAAATGACTTGGTCAGATTGTCAAAAAAAATGACGATGTCATTAAATTTATTTGCCTACTGTCATCCACCAAAGTTAAGGTAGGTCTCCGAATCAATTTTTCCGGCCTTTAACCATTCCTTTGCCCAAGCATAAGCGTCAAAGTCAGCATTCAGGAAAACTCCCTTAAGCCAGGGACTTAACGTGTGGTATGGCACACCGGTGCTACCGTAGGCTTCGAGGAATTTCAAGACTACCGCGAGGCCAAGAGCGCCCTGAGCGCCACACAACTGATGCACGACTGGATAGCCCTCAACGCCGCCAAAGGGCAGGAGGTTGACCTTGGTCCGCTGGGACGTTCGCGCCTTGGCATGAAAGGTTCGTTTACCGGCTCGCCCAAACGCATCCTGGATAAACAGGTCACGCTGACGCTTGCATGGATTTTTCCCCGGAAGTTAAAAGAGCGGGTCGCCAACGCTGGCGCGAAGCTCGTCCGCAAGCGAGTCGCCCCCGTAGTCAAAGAACCTCTGGTCCAGCAAATCAAGGCCGTCGAGGCCAACGGCCAACTCCACCCAGCAGCGGATATATACGTGCCGGGTCAGTTCATCCGCATTTACGGCGCCCGCTTGAAGTTCAACCCCGCCGCCGAGGACGAGGGCGTCTTTATCATTAAAGGTAAGCAGAAGCCGCGTCGCCTCACGGAAGCCCTCCGCATCACGCAGCAGGAATTACTGGTCCGCATCCCGGATGATGTTAGCGGCCAGTGCAAGCTGCGCGTCGTCCGCCGACATCCGGCGAAAACCGGAGAGCTGTTGTGGGGAGAGCTGTGGAGATAGATTTCTGAACTATTGTTGTTCTTTGTCACTTTCTGGATTAGCCTTCGGAGTCGGCGTATCAATCCCCGTATGGCGGAAGAGAAGGTGGAAAGCCTCCAGGATTTGGTCGAGCGTGTGGTCGGTCTTTTCGTCGAGGGAGAGCTTGGGCAAGACGACGCTCTGGCGGTTGGCCAGCTTTTCGCCGAGCTGCTCAATGGCGGCGGCGAGTTCGGCGTTGGCAGCGCCTTGTGGCTTGGAGGCGGGCTTGGGCTTAGTGGACTTTTCCAAGCTGGTTGCTAACTGTTGAAGTAGGGCGGACGCTTCGTCGGAAAGGCCAAGCGTGGGAGCTGGTGGTTTGGGTAAAATCGACGCCAATTGTGCAATGGTTTCTTCGTCGAGTTGGATGGGCTGCTGTGGTTGTGGCTTGGGCAACAGTGCGCCGAGTTGGGCTAAGGTGGTTTCGTCGATTTGCAATGGCTTGGGTTCGGGCGGAGCGGGGAGCAGGGCGCGGAGTTTATCCAGCGTGGCGTCGTCGAACGATATTGGCTGACGCATCGCGGTAAGGCGTTCGCCGAGGAGCGCAAGGCCGTCGCTGAGGGCCATGTTGTTGTCCGCGAGTTGGGACACGACTTTGTTGACTGGATCTTGGTCGCCACCGCCCATGATCTTGTTTTTTGTGAAGCGTTTTTTGATCTCGTTCCAGCGCTCTTCTTCGGGCGGCGTGATCTTGCCTTCGAGTTGGCGGAACTTGAGTAAGTTGGCCTCCGCGCCGTCGGTGAGGGTTTGGGCTTCGTTTTCGTAGTGGTCGTCGATCAGGGACTCCACTTCGTCGTCCGACATGATTGGCAAGAGCTTTTCGGCAATGCGGTTCATATTACGATAGGAGCCTTGCAGCTTAAAGGGCGGCTCGGTCCGGTATTCGTCAGCTTGCGCGGCGCTGCGAATGTATTCCATATTGACGCGTAAGATGGTGTCGCGGACGCGCATCATCTTCTTCATGACGCCGACCATTTCCTCGACCTCTTCGCCCGAGTAGCTGGCTTCGAAATCTACGCCTTCGCGGATGCCGGTCTTGGCGATCTTGATGACCGCGTAAACATCCTTCCGGCTGCGGTTGGACAGCGGGCGCAGGGCGGCGTTGGACGTGAGTGAGTTTTCGAGGTAACTATCTTCGAATGCGCTGCTGTGTCCACCAATGATGTCGCCGAGGTTGTAGGTGTCGGCGCGGTTCGCGAGCATGTCCGGTATCTGGAATTTGCCGCCGGTCTCGGTGTAGGGATTACCGGCCATGACGACGGCTACCTTCCGCCCCTTGAGATCGTAGGTGCGCGCCTTGCCCTTCCACACGCCTTCGATTTTGCGCTGGGCGTCGCAGAGGGAAATGAACTTCTGCAAAAGCTCGGGATTGCAGTGTTGGATGTCGTCGAGGTAGATCATCACGTTGTCGCCCATTTCGAAGGCGAGATTTAGCTTATCGATTTCCTCAGCGGCAGCCTTGTTCGGCGCTTCTTCAGGATCGATGCTGGTGACGTGATGACCGATCGCCGGGCCGTTGATCTTCACGAAGGTGATGCCCAGGCGGTTGGCGATGTATTCCATCAACGTTGTCTTACCGTAGCCCGGCGGCGAGATGAGCAGCAGCATGCCCATGCGGTCGGTGCGCGCGTCTTCGCCGGCCGTGCCGATCTGTTTAGCCAGGTTGTCGCCGATCATCGGCAAGTAAACTTTATCGAGCAGTTGGTTGCGGACAAAGGCGGACATGACGCGCGGCTTAAGCTCGTCGAGACGGAGGTCTTCGCGGAAGAAGTCCACCAACTCACCCTTGCGCTCCTGGAAGCGGCGGTACATCGGGACAATGTTGCGTTCGTGCTCGCGGAGCTTGGCGAGGAATTTATTATAGTGCAGGTGTAGCTGCTTGGCTGCGATGACTTGGTGGTCGCCGCGCAGGCCGTCGATGTCGGTCTCGATGGGAACTTCCACGACGTGGCGTTTTTCAATGGGACCTCGCAACAAATGCGCGGCGGCTTCGTCGAGGTAATCAAACTGATTTTCCGGTGAGTTCTGCGCCAACATATAACCGCGTATCCAATCGCGGAGCACTTGGAACTCTCCGGCTGCGTTGCCGCGCATGCCCGCACGCGCTTTTTCGAACTTGTCCGTGAAGCGCTTGGCGACGAGCTCGTGATGAAAGCCATCCGCGAGCGTTGCAGCCTCGTAGGAGACGGCGAAGGAGTCGGTGTCGACGAGTTCATGGAACAGATAATCGGCGGCTTCTTCGGCCAGCGAAAGGATGACGCGATTTGCTTGAGCGGATGGCGGCGATGACGAAGCATCGCCCTCCAGTTGTCGCGACTTTATTGGAGGGCGATGCTTCGTCATCGCCGCATCCTGCTGGCGAAATATCTCTTGATGGAACAGCTCCGACTCCTCGCAGAATACCGCGATGCGCTTGGTGAGCTCGCGGATGTAGCCTGTCTGCGTTTTATGCTGCGGGAACAGGCGGAGCATTTCGCCGAAGGCGTCGACCTTAGCTTCGAGCAAATCATCGTCCGGTGTGCGGCCAAGAAAATGCTGCCAATAGACCAAACCGCAGGCGCGGGCCTCGGGCGAGTAGCGTAGCAGGCCGGCGGCTTGATGAATCGTCAGCAGCGCGTCGATTAACTTTTGCGCGTCTTCATCGTGAACGCCCTTGATGTAGGCTTCCTCGTAACGTGGAGCCATGAATTTTTGGACGAAAGCCAGGCGAGCTTTGTCATCCAAAGCTTGGTAGTCCGCCGCGGTGATCGCCAGCTCGGACTTGGCGTCTGGCTTAACCGTTTCGAAGTGGCGCAGCAGTTTGTAGGCGAGATACTCACCGCGGTAAACGGCGTCACTCTCACTAACGGTTTGCATGTCCCACACCGGCTTGGTGGCGTTGAGTTGTTCGTCCTTGATCGGATCGAAAAACTGCGTGCCGGAAAGGTGAAAATAAATCTGGCCTTCGCGCTGGACGGTGGTCAGCGCAAGCTCTTGCGTGTTGACGCTGAAGTGGTGGCGACCGAACTTGATGATATCGTCGCCATCGGCAAAGAGCTCTTGTTTGTCTTTGAGCTGGCGGATGGCGTCGCTTTGGACAGTCTTGAGCTGGCCGAGGATGTCGTCGCCCTTCAGGTTTTCGCCGATTTCGCCAAGTTCGTCTGCGATGTCGCGCACCTTTTCGACCATGAGGTCGCTGGCGAAGTAGCCGTTGATATCGGTGAGTTCCTTAAAGCCTTTGGCGCGGTTTTCAATACCGGTCAGTATTCGCTTGGCGCTGGCAAGCAGGCGTGTGGTCTGCCGGTTGCGGGCCTCCTGCAGCGACATCTTTTTCGTCTCAAACGCGTTGTAGAGCTCGTCGCGTTTGGTAGCGAGCTGGTCGAGGTATTCATCGAAGTCCGCGTAACGCCCCTCCAGCTCCTCGAGCTGCACCATGAGTTTGGTCAGGTAGTCGTCGCACTGCTTGGGCGTCTCGCAAAGGTCCAGGTAGTTCGTGACGGCTTGATTGAGCAGCTTGAGCTGAGCATTGAACTGAGCGGCACCCTCGACGAGCATCAGCTCTTTGCGGCGACTCTTCAGGTCGTTGCGCACCTGGTTGAGGCGCGAGTAAATATTGGAAATCGAATCGATGATGCGCGTGGTCTGCGTCGCGTCGTCGATCTTCAGGTTACCTACGATTTCGATCAACAGCTCCAGCTCGGCGCCAGCTTCGTCGAGGCGCTCGTTGATCTCGTTGGCCTCGGTGACTTTCTCGATGGCTTCGATCGCGGCTGCTTGCTCTTCAACGGCGTTGCGATACGGGTCGAGCGCTTCATCGAGCAAGAGGAATTCGACGGCCTGCAGCGCGACTTGGTCGGAGAGCTCCTTGACCTGCGATTCGAGCTTTTCGGAAAGCGGAACATCGGCATATCGCAGGTCGCGCAACCCAATGATCTCGCCGCGAATGGTGCGCAGGTCGGCGAGGCTGCGGACGAAGCCCATGATGTCGTCCGGTCGTGTGGAGCTGACCTCGGTCGTGAGCTTGCGGACACGCACGCTGACGTTGGTTGTTTGCTCGTTGGTGGACTTGCGGATACGCTGGACTTTGTCGAACTCGTCGATCGCACTTTGCGCAGTCTTATTGATCGTCTGGAGCGTCTCTTGGATGTTGGCGGCCTCTTCACTATTGAGCCAGAAATAGGTGTCGAGGATGTCGCTGCTGAGCTTGACGAGATCGACGTAAAGCCCGGTGTAGCTTTCCTCTTTTTGCAGGAGGTTGTAGACCTCGTAGCACTCGCTCATGCAGCGGACGACTTCCTTGTTGCCGACCTTGAACAGGTAGCTGTCGTCGTTGCCCGTGGGGGGTAAGTCGTCGCTGGTGAAGGGGGTCTGCCAGATTTGCAGCGAGTGGTGCTTTTGCGCTTCGCCGTCGCCGCGGAAGTAGATCAGCTCGCCATTATCGAAGAAGGTGAAGCCATTGCAAATGATCGGTGTGGCGACGGTTTGCTCAATGAGGTTGTAGCTCATGAGCACGTATTGACCGCTGACACGCTCGTAAAATGAATAGAGGAAATCCTCACCGTTGGGCGACTTGACGAGACGCTCGAACCACATGTTGCTCAACTCGCTGTCGAACAGTTTGCACTCGCCGCTGTGGAGGTAATAACCGTTGGCAAAAATGACGCCCTGGTCTTCGGGCAGCGCGACGCAGCTCGTGCCAATGGCGTCGGTGCGGCGAACTTCTTTGACCTTGTGATTGTAGATGAAATAGCGCGTCTGCTTCTCCTGATAGGGGAGGATGCGCAGCAGAATCAGGTCGCCGACGACGGCGAAAAAGATGTCGGCGTCGTCGAGGGTTTGGTCGGCCTGGTCAACGGGCTCGGCGTAGATGCCTTCGCCTGAGGTGGTGTTGTCCTCGACCTTAATTGTGAGGTCACCGCCGACGCATTCGACGAAGATTTTGTCCTCGATAGAGATATGTGGGTGCAATCCGCCGCGCTGCATGTCGCGATGGGCGCGGGTCCACTTGAAGGAATGCTGTTCGGGAAACGTATACTCCGGGTCAAAGCGATTGCCCAGATACTCCAGCCCGTCGTCGGTGATGATCCACTTAAAGACCTTGATGTCGCGGATGTCCTCACTGATGCGAAACGCCATGAACAGCTCGGCACCGCGCCGCAGGAACTTCACGAAAGACGTGGCCTTATAATACTTGTAGAGGTAGGCAAAGTCGTCCTGGAAATCGCGGTTGTTGATCAGGTCCAGGGGCTCGGCATGGAAGGTCTTGTCGCTTGGCTCAAAGCGATAAACCGAAAACACATCGCCGACCTCCATTTGTGACTTCAGGCCGAGCTTGACGTTGTAGCCAAAGAGGAAACGCCCGCCGGGCAGAGCGATCATGTCGCGCGCCGTGCAGTTGTGCTCGGTGGTGATGCGGTCGGTGCCGATGAGCTTGTTTTCGATGGCACCGAAAACGTCCTGCCGGTTTTTATTGAGCGTTTGCAGGCGCTCCAGCAAGGCGGCGGACTGGGTGTCCAGCCGCTGCCGGATGACTTCGTAGGCTCCGCCTTCGAGCTTGGGCGAGGGCGCGGCTTTGTTTTCAGTTTCTGTGGCGGTGTCTGCCATTGGGTGAGGCTGCTTTTGTGTTTTGGTTCTTGGTGCTTAGTTCTTGGTTTCAGTGATGGGAGTCGCTGCTAACGTTGTGTCAGCAACCAAGCACCAAGAACTAAGCACCAGGGCACGATCAACTGATTAGTTTCTAATCAGTTGATCCAAGAACTCACCGGCTTTTTTGCCGCTGATGCCGTATTTGTCGGCGAGGGAGAGGAGGTCGTTGGCTTCCTTTTTATCCTGGCCTTCAGCCTGGTCGCCGATGCGGGTGAGCAGGGCGGCGATGGACAGGTTTTTAATGTCCTCTGAGCTGATGTTGAACTGCTCGGTCCACTCCTTGAGCTTGGTCTTGAAGTAGTCGCTGTTGCCGTTGAAGAACGTGTCCTTTACGTCGGTGAGGGCGCGGGAGTTGTCCATGAGGCGGTCGATGGATTTGCCTCGGGTCACGGCACCCACGACGCGGTCGTAGAAGTCCGTGCTGCCGCCGACGATGTCGACCTTGGTGTTCTTGAGCGCTTCGCCCAGGACCTTAGCCTGATGCTCGGCGATCTTCTCGTTGACCTCGATTTCGGCGAGTTCGACTTCCTTGTCCTTTTGCAGGCGCAGCTTGAATTCCTCGTGTTCCTTGCCGGCTTCGTTGAAGACCTTCATGGCCTCGGCCTTCTTGTGGATGCCCTCGGCTTCGGCGAGATACTTTTTCTCGTCGGCGCTCGCAGAGGCGGCTCCCTTTTCGCCAATGCCCTTGGCTTCGGCCAGGTATTTCTTTTCGGCAACGGTGGCCTCGGCTTCGCCTTGTTTTTGGAAGGCGGCAGCCTTGGCTTCCATAACGCTGGCTTCGCCCAATCCGACGGCGGCAGCTTCGGCGCTGCGACCTTCGGCGAGGGTTTTCTTGGCGGCGGATTCGCGGCCGGCAGCGGTCTCGTGGGCCTCGGCGGAGATGACTGTTTCCTCGGCCTTTAGTTCGACGGCCTTCTTGGAGGACTCGGCCTTGCGGACCTCATGGTAATAAAGTTCATCGGCCTTGAGCTGCTCGGCTTCTTTGCTGGCCTGAGCGGTCTTAACCTTTTCAACAAGCTGTTCTTCGGCGCGTTGTTCGGCCTGGGTAATGGCGACTTTCTTCGCACGATCAGCACCGGCAAA is a window from the Cerasicoccus sp. TK19100 genome containing:
- a CDS encoding DNA repair ATPase; translated protein: MADTATETENKAAPSPKLEGGAYEVIRQRLDTQSAALLERLQTLNKNRQDVFGAIENKLIGTDRITTEHNCTARDMIALPGGRFLFGYNVKLGLKSQMEVGDVFSVYRFEPSDKTFHAEPLDLINNRDFQDDFAYLYKYYKATSFVKFLRRGAELFMAFRISEDIRDIKVFKWIITDDGLEYLGNRFDPEYTFPEQHSFKWTRAHRDMQRGGLHPHISIEDKIFVECVGGDLTIKVEDNTTSGEGIYAEPVDQADQTLDDADIFFAVVGDLILLRILPYQEKQTRYFIYNHKVKEVRRTDAIGTSCVALPEDQGVIFANGYYLHSGECKLFDSELSNMWFERLVKSPNGEDFLYSFYERVSGQYVLMSYNLIEQTVATPIICNGFTFFDNGELIYFRGDGEAQKHHSLQIWQTPFTSDDLPPTGNDDSYLFKVGNKEVVRCMSECYEVYNLLQKEESYTGLYVDLVKLSSDILDTYFWLNSEEAANIQETLQTINKTAQSAIDEFDKVQRIRKSTNEQTTNVSVRVRKLTTEVSSTRPDDIMGFVRSLADLRTIRGEIIGLRDLRYADVPLSEKLESQVKELSDQVALQAVEFLLLDEALDPYRNAVEEQAAAIEAIEKVTEANEINERLDEAGAELELLIEIVGNLKIDDATQTTRIIDSISNIYSRLNQVRNDLKSRRKELMLVEGAAQFNAQLKLLNQAVTNYLDLCETPKQCDDYLTKLMVQLEELEGRYADFDEYLDQLATKRDELYNAFETKKMSLQEARNRQTTRLLASAKRILTGIENRAKGFKELTDINGYFASDLMVEKVRDIADELGEIGENLKGDDILGQLKTVQSDAIRQLKDKQELFADGDDIIKFGRHHFSVNTQELALTTVQREGQIYFHLSGTQFFDPIKDEQLNATKPVWDMQTVSESDAVYRGEYLAYKLLRHFETVKPDAKSELAITAADYQALDDKARLAFVQKFMAPRYEEAYIKGVHDEDAQKLIDALLTIHQAAGLLRYSPEARACGLVYWQHFLGRTPDDDLLEAKVDAFGEMLRLFPQHKTQTGYIRELTKRIAVFCEESELFHQEIFRQQDAAMTKHRPPIKSRQLEGDASSSPPSAQANRVILSLAEEAADYLFHELVDTDSFAVSYEAATLADGFHHELVAKRFTDKFEKARAGMRGNAAGEFQVLRDWIRGYMLAQNSPENQFDYLDEAAAHLLRGPIEKRHVVEVPIETDIDGLRGDHQVIAAKQLHLHYNKFLAKLREHERNIVPMYRRFQERKGELVDFFREDLRLDELKPRVMSAFVRNQLLDKVYLPMIGDNLAKQIGTAGEDARTDRMGMLLLISPPGYGKTTLMEYIANRLGITFVKINGPAIGHHVTSIDPEEAPNKAAAEEIDKLNLAFEMGDNVMIYLDDIQHCNPELLQKFISLCDAQRKIEGVWKGKARTYDLKGRKVAVVMAGNPYTETGGKFQIPDMLANRADTYNLGDIIGGHSSAFEDSYLENSLTSNAALRPLSNRSRKDVYAVIKIAKTGIREGVDFEASYSGEEVEEMVGVMKKMMRVRDTILRVNMEYIRSAAQADEYRTEPPFKLQGSYRNMNRIAEKLLPIMSDDEVESLIDDHYENEAQTLTDGAEANLLKFRQLEGKITPPEEERWNEIKKRFTKNKIMGGGDQDPVNKVVSQLADNNMALSDGLALLGERLTAMRQPISFDDATLDKLRALLPAPPEPKPLQIDETTLAQLGALLPKPQPQQPIQLDEETIAQLASILPKPPAPTLGLSDEASALLQQLATSLEKSTKPKPASKPQGAANAELAAAIEQLGEKLANRQSVVLPKLSLDEKTDHTLDQILEAFHLLFRHTGIDTPTPKANPESDKEQQ
- a CDS encoding RCC1 domain-containing protein codes for the protein MYNKHSFTFLILLATLSLLGSNSIIEIPLQRDVVDIGGENTKQTYGIYLKIGGGEPRLFQLDTGTGGLFAGYSSYANPSEPSPEYPDAPYRPDRQYWGDFQSISGAVNQSTSIDNGVNFSTIIPVTTSVTLSNASGNDYLTIPSMTVGQVTEATANNLPTSTTWNEKFSVDQPGLHETYYGLFGTGLFSNSNSGVPTSSQFFSALGQISNAKGFTIHLDSENPVLRIIMDDSGGNDFADLFPYATTLEPGDGRIFPTTGFNTFSKYPLSINGATVGYPNNLVAVGAATGVPDIGGSDFNLPANSLSSLSNAGLVDSTNILIEDVRLTLDIDGAGSIGDKVYDAFNLEFLSVNDGGKNQVTVDDNKSSDLNWGQVLYQDHEVMYDFKDGVIRFRPYKQLSDEPEVQIISAAMREGTTYLDVIFRISDLNDETVRAYPLVFVGHGRDFDNVIRPMTFIDGTEANIGEDIPTNTELILTWDVAADLDVELINIKFEILCQDSRELLGFSWTTIPAAGEHEELTYGSISANIQDLLFWQIARLDPGLDLIDGAIIANENSGVFEGFELTSSYSISAYAVPYFMRLANKALATSEEINFAEIARTGIRGAPLPWGGYINSHRYGWYAIDQPYDGVAFIYAWGDNEYRQTASIPKNTQDLRKISAGETHVTALRDSGTYSSWGGYSDFRGIDYIYDDAEFDPKITLFDCGGSYIIYQQEGGYVNVINYDGGSYVTTPDEVDNSIALATSGRHMLALKSDGTIIGWGNDSSGETTPPEGLNDAIAISAGYRFSLALREDKTVVAWGYNSSGQCDVPEGLDNVKAIDAGYNFAMALQEDGSVVTWGNNSDGQCDVPAGLTNVIAISAGREHALALKADGSVVAWGNNDYGQTNVPANLTNVRLIAAGDKNSYAVTEKLQ